One genomic window of Terriglobales bacterium includes the following:
- the hutU gene encoding urocanate hydratase, whose amino-acid sequence MPVETEINHSTYTPISAPRGNRISCKGWQQEAAMRMLMNNLDEEVAERSRDLIVYGGSGKAARNWECYQAILHSLKSLENDETLLVQSGKPVGIFKTHEYAPRVLIANSNLVGHWSNWEKFNELDRAGLMMYGQMTAGSWIYIGSQGIVQGTFETFAAAGERHFRGELAGKLIVSGGMGGMGGAQPLAATMTGATFLGIDVDPERIKKRLKTGYCDFMVNSLDEALRIIKNAVRKKENISVGLVGNCADVIPELAERGVVPDILTDQTSAHDPLNGYIPQGLTLEQAEELRQRDPKAYEQRSLDSIARHVEGMLRLQKMGAVTFDYGNNIRTFAFQNGVKNAYDFPGFVPAYIRPLFCEGRGPFRWVALSGEPSDIAVTDELVLELFPDDRVLKRWIDLARKRIKFQGLPARICWLGYGERAQFGLAINELVKKGKIKAPIVMGRDHLDSGSVASPYRETESMKDGSDAVADWPLLNALLNTASGASWVSIHNGGGVGIGYSQHAGQVTVADGSDAMAKRIGRVLTNDPGIGVARHVDAGYDEASDFAQKKGINIPMKR is encoded by the coding sequence TCTCGCGACCTGATTGTCTATGGCGGTAGCGGCAAAGCAGCGCGTAATTGGGAGTGCTATCAAGCGATCCTTCACTCCCTAAAGTCATTGGAGAACGACGAGACTCTGCTGGTTCAATCTGGTAAGCCGGTGGGCATATTTAAGACGCATGAATATGCTCCACGCGTGCTCATCGCCAACTCCAACCTGGTGGGGCACTGGTCAAATTGGGAGAAATTCAACGAACTGGATCGCGCCGGCCTGATGATGTATGGCCAGATGACGGCGGGCTCGTGGATTTATATCGGCTCACAGGGCATTGTCCAGGGCACGTTTGAGACCTTTGCTGCCGCAGGAGAAAGGCATTTTCGTGGCGAGCTGGCAGGCAAGCTGATCGTGAGCGGCGGCATGGGTGGCATGGGCGGCGCTCAGCCTCTGGCAGCTACGATGACCGGCGCGACTTTCCTGGGAATTGACGTTGACCCCGAGCGCATCAAGAAACGCCTGAAGACCGGCTATTGCGACTTCATGGTCAACTCGCTGGACGAGGCGCTGCGGATTATAAAGAATGCCGTTCGCAAGAAAGAAAATATTTCAGTGGGGCTGGTCGGTAACTGCGCCGATGTCATTCCGGAGCTCGCAGAACGGGGTGTGGTGCCGGACATCCTTACGGACCAGACTTCAGCGCACGATCCGCTGAATGGATATATCCCGCAGGGACTCACCTTGGAGCAGGCGGAGGAGTTGCGCCAGCGCGATCCTAAAGCATATGAACAGCGTTCTCTGGATTCGATTGCGCGCCACGTCGAAGGCATGCTGCGCCTGCAGAAGATGGGCGCGGTAACATTCGATTACGGCAACAACATTCGTACGTTTGCTTTCCAGAACGGAGTTAAAAACGCTTATGATTTTCCGGGATTTGTCCCCGCTTATATTCGACCATTATTCTGTGAGGGACGCGGCCCGTTCCGATGGGTAGCGCTTTCGGGTGAGCCGTCAGACATCGCGGTCACGGATGAGCTGGTGCTCGAGCTTTTTCCTGATGATCGTGTTCTTAAGCGTTGGATTGATCTTGCCCGCAAGCGAATCAAGTTCCAAGGTCTGCCGGCGCGCATTTGTTGGCTGGGTTATGGGGAGCGCGCACAGTTCGGGTTGGCGATTAACGAGCTGGTGAAAAAGGGAAAGATAAAGGCGCCCATCGTGATGGGGCGCGATCACCTGGACAGCGGTTCTGTGGCATCGCCATACCGCGAGACGGAGAGCATGAAAGATGGCAGCGATGCGGTGGCTGACTGGCCGCTGCTGAATGCGCTGCTGAACACTGCAAGCGGCGCGTCCTGGGTCTCGATCCATAACGGCGGCGGCGTCGGCATCGGATATTCGCAACATGCCGGCCAGGTCACGGTCGCCGACGGCAGCGACGCAATGGCCAAGCGCATCGGGCGCGTCCTTACCAACGATCCCGGCATCGGCGTGGCGAGGCATGTAGATGCGGGATACGATGAGGCCAGCGACTTCGCACAGAAAAAGGGAATTAACATTCCCATGAAGCGGTAA
- the hutI gene encoding imidazolonepropionase, with amino-acid sequence MPKVSRTNSVRRGSAGPAARGRRNDFGPVLLTNIRQLLTLRSGSTGPRRGKELRDLGIIEDAAVLCDAGKILSVGNTKDALYDPWLKKNRRRVEEIDCAGKVVIPGFVDSHTHPVFTGPRLLDFEKRIAGADYEAISQAGGGIRSSVEGVRNATRQKLAHKVLAAFEEMGAQGTTTAEAKSGYGLSVEAELKSLLAIRDAANRWPGTVVPTLLGAHVVPREYEGHSKKYVQDVCKLMVPRAAREKLAKFVDVFRDRGAFSVEEAEQIFKAAIRNGLGVRAHVCQLTMCSLAPLLGYRPASLDHLDFVADNDIKELSQSETVATLVPGANYYLGLDRFPPARKLIDNGVAVALATDYNPGTSPTTSMPFVLSLASTHLKMSPAEAISSATINGACALGLQDRKGTIEPSKDADLAIFDFTDYRELAYWFGSNHCWATIAGGEVKMNCR; translated from the coding sequence ATGCCCAAAGTCTCCAGAACAAATAGTGTGCGCCGAGGATCGGCGGGCCCCGCTGCTCGTGGCCGCCGGAACGATTTCGGGCCGGTCCTGCTCACCAACATCCGTCAATTGCTGACGCTGCGTTCAGGCAGCACCGGCCCACGCCGGGGGAAAGAACTACGCGACCTTGGAATTATTGAAGATGCCGCCGTTCTGTGCGACGCAGGAAAAATCCTCTCTGTCGGAAACACAAAGGATGCACTCTATGATCCTTGGCTGAAGAAAAATCGCCGCAGAGTCGAGGAGATTGATTGCGCAGGGAAGGTGGTCATTCCGGGTTTTGTGGATTCGCACACTCATCCTGTTTTTACCGGCCCCCGCTTGCTGGATTTTGAAAAGCGCATTGCTGGAGCAGACTACGAGGCGATCTCTCAGGCAGGCGGCGGCATTCGCTCCAGTGTAGAAGGGGTGCGGAATGCCACGCGGCAGAAACTTGCCCACAAGGTGCTCGCGGCATTTGAAGAAATGGGAGCGCAGGGCACTACGACCGCCGAGGCAAAGTCCGGCTACGGGCTGAGCGTCGAGGCAGAACTGAAGTCTCTACTTGCGATTCGAGACGCAGCCAATCGTTGGCCGGGCACCGTGGTCCCCACTCTCTTAGGTGCGCATGTGGTCCCGCGAGAATACGAGGGCCACTCAAAAAAGTATGTTCAGGATGTCTGTAAGCTAATGGTGCCTCGTGCCGCCCGTGAGAAGTTAGCGAAATTTGTGGATGTGTTCCGCGACCGCGGAGCATTTTCAGTGGAGGAGGCGGAGCAGATTTTCAAAGCGGCCATCAGGAACGGTTTGGGTGTGCGCGCGCATGTCTGCCAATTAACCATGTGCTCTCTCGCGCCTCTCCTTGGGTACCGGCCAGCCTCACTGGATCACCTGGATTTCGTTGCCGACAATGACATCAAGGAGCTGTCGCAATCAGAAACCGTTGCAACTCTGGTACCGGGCGCTAACTACTATCTTGGTCTCGACCGATTTCCGCCGGCGCGGAAGTTGATTGATAACGGAGTAGCCGTCGCTTTGGCCACAGACTACAACCCGGGAACCTCACCCACCACCAGCATGCCATTTGTGCTGTCCCTGGCGAGCACTCATTTGAAAATGTCGCCCGCCGAGGCAATCAGCTCCGCGACCATCAATGGAGCGTGCGCACTGGGACTTCAAGATCGAAAAGGAACTATCGAGCCGAGCAAGGATGCCGACCTCGCGATATTTGATTTCACGGATTATCGTGAGCTGGCCTACTGGTTTGGATCCAATCATTGCTGGGCCACGATAGCAGGCGGAGAAGTAAAAATGAATTGCCGCTAG